A genomic region of Christiangramia sp. OXR-203 contains the following coding sequences:
- a CDS encoding restriction endonuclease: MWRIYEEKLHQVLVENYPESRIEFDDQIFGIYSKTERQIDIALRGNIAGNKVLGIIDCKYFSKKIDLKVVESFIEMMQDVNANFGIMITNKGYSKAAKKRVKNSNLKLDILNFNDIGELTLTVDYFFNKNILGLQLSKSEFLKRNKQNSGYFDQDKSNYKKRLIVFKEGFANREYFAFKKLLESVVRAFRDFPQMEKVRIIIPAKRNEETKFLYKCEVSKTEIENFLGLEIDHLREDISNWRSDFLKDLDKSKILKFSEIYISKEEYVEYSKINWS, encoded by the coding sequence ATGTGGAGAATATATGAAGAAAAACTACATCAAGTTTTAGTTGAAAATTATCCTGAAAGCAGAATAGAATTTGACGATCAAATTTTTGGAATATACAGCAAAACTGAAAGACAAATTGATATTGCTCTCAGAGGAAATATAGCAGGAAATAAAGTTTTAGGCATTATTGATTGTAAATACTTCAGTAAAAAAATTGATCTTAAAGTTGTGGAAAGCTTTATCGAAATGATGCAAGATGTAAATGCAAATTTTGGAATAATGATTACTAATAAAGGTTATTCTAAAGCGGCTAAAAAAAGAGTTAAGAATTCTAATCTAAAATTAGATATTTTGAACTTTAATGATATCGGAGAATTAACTTTAACTGTAGATTATTTTTTTAATAAGAATATTCTTGGACTTCAATTATCAAAATCAGAATTTCTAAAACGGAATAAACAAAATTCTGGTTATTTCGATCAAGATAAGTCGAACTATAAAAAACGTCTCATTGTTTTTAAGGAAGGATTTGCTAACAGAGAATACTTTGCTTTTAAGAAATTACTTGAGAGTGTTGTAAGAGCATTTAGAGATTTTCCACAAATGGAAAAGGTTCGAATTATAATTCCGGCTAAAAGAAATGAAGAAACTAAATTCTTATACAAGTGTGAAGTTTCAAAAACTGAAATTGAAAATTTTCTAGGTTTAGAAATTGATCATTTAAGAGAGGATATTTCGAATTGGAGATCAGATTTTTTGAAAGATTTGGATAAAAGTAAAATTCTCAAATTCTCGGAAATTTACATTTCAAAAGAAGAATATGTTGAGTACTCAAAAATTAACTGGAGCTAA
- a CDS encoding ImmA/IrrE family metallo-endopeptidase: MENINSNLIEWAITRAGYELHDFFMKFPKVREWIEGTKNPTIKQLEDFTHKVHVPFGYLFLNEPPKEELEIPFFRTGNQEVQNVSLNTYHTVQMLQDRQVWLKEYLDENGFQDLDFVGKFDVNDSYDDIVDDIRNQLDLKENWASKHQNWQETLNYITSKIEEIGIIVTFNGVVGNNTRRKISVDECRGFVLVDKKAPFLFINSGDAKAAQMFTMIHELAHIWLGESAGFDNNFMLPANDPIEILCDKVAAEFLVPKNYFIDQWNRNQNFKILSRHFKVSPIVIARRALDLNLISKETFFSFYNNYISEFKAKKEQQSSGGDFYATSKKRVSPRFANYVNKAVKENYLLYRDAYKLTNLKGNTYDKFMNEHLYQV; this comes from the coding sequence GTGGAAAATATCAATTCTAATTTAATTGAGTGGGCAATAACCAGAGCTGGTTATGAACTACACGATTTCTTTATGAAATTTCCCAAAGTAAGAGAATGGATAGAAGGAACTAAGAACCCAACTATTAAACAATTAGAAGATTTCACTCATAAAGTTCACGTTCCATTTGGATATTTATTTTTAAATGAACCACCTAAAGAAGAGTTAGAAATTCCTTTTTTTAGAACAGGTAATCAAGAAGTACAAAATGTCTCTTTAAACACATATCATACTGTCCAGATGTTACAGGATAGACAAGTGTGGTTGAAAGAATATTTGGATGAAAATGGATTTCAGGATTTAGATTTTGTCGGCAAATTCGATGTGAATGATAGCTATGATGATATTGTAGATGATATCCGAAATCAGCTAGACCTAAAGGAAAACTGGGCTAGTAAACATCAAAATTGGCAAGAGACCTTAAACTATATTACATCCAAGATAGAAGAAATCGGAATTATAGTAACTTTTAATGGAGTTGTAGGAAATAACACTAGAAGAAAAATTAGTGTTGATGAATGTAGAGGTTTTGTTTTAGTAGATAAAAAAGCTCCCTTTCTATTTATCAATTCCGGAGATGCAAAAGCAGCTCAAATGTTCACAATGATTCACGAATTGGCACATATATGGCTGGGTGAAAGCGCTGGTTTTGACAATAATTTTATGTTACCTGCTAATGATCCGATTGAAATTTTATGTGATAAAGTTGCTGCCGAATTTTTAGTACCAAAAAATTATTTCATTGATCAATGGAATAGAAATCAGAATTTTAAAATTTTAAGTCGGCACTTTAAAGTAAGTCCTATCGTTATTGCTAGACGAGCACTAGACTTGAACTTGATTTCCAAGGAGACTTTTTTCAGTTTTTATAACAATTACATAAGTGAATTTAAAGCTAAAAAAGAACAACAAAGTTCTGGTGGAGATTTCTATGCGACTTCTAAGAAAAGAGTCAGTCCTAGATTTGCTAATTATGTCAACAAGGCGGTAAAAGAGAATTATCTCCTTTATAGAGATGCATATAAATTGACAAATTTAAAGGGCAATACCTATGATAAATTTATGAACGAACATCTTTATCAGGTATGA
- a CDS encoding IS110 family transposase, with the protein MDKIKHFYGVDISKSFFDVVDQGGKHNQFSNDLKGFKSFLKAIQKDSLIVMEATGYYHYRLAQYLYEKGITVSVVNPLSVKRFIQMKLSKVKTDKSDAKAICEYAQATEVPLYTARNAVQAECLQLLSLQDLYLKQRTAVKNKIHGEKALGIPSKTVSRSLNRMLKQLEKELTQIETKLESLVKETQKDQLEQLTSIPGMGKKTAMLLIVLTDGFTSFENARQLCCYSGLTPTIRQSGTSVRGRSRISKVGNRKLRNLLFMCSFTACRTNRACRKLYERIVEKGKSKKLALIAVCNKLLKQAFAIAKSGTYYQENYMSKLA; encoded by the coding sequence ATGGATAAAATTAAACATTTTTACGGAGTAGACATTAGTAAATCTTTCTTTGATGTAGTTGATCAAGGTGGAAAGCACAATCAGTTCTCCAATGATCTAAAAGGCTTTAAAAGCTTCCTTAAAGCTATTCAAAAAGATAGCCTGATAGTAATGGAAGCAACGGGTTACTACCATTACAGGTTAGCTCAGTATCTCTATGAGAAAGGTATCACGGTGTCGGTTGTAAACCCACTTTCAGTAAAGCGTTTTATTCAAATGAAGCTCTCTAAAGTCAAGACTGATAAGAGTGATGCCAAAGCAATCTGTGAGTATGCCCAGGCTACTGAGGTTCCTTTGTACACAGCAAGAAATGCAGTACAGGCCGAATGTTTGCAACTCTTGAGTCTTCAGGATCTTTACCTGAAACAGCGTACTGCCGTCAAGAATAAAATACATGGAGAGAAAGCATTAGGAATACCTTCGAAAACAGTCAGTCGTTCTTTAAATCGAATGCTGAAGCAATTAGAGAAAGAACTAACCCAGATTGAAACCAAGCTGGAGTCATTGGTAAAAGAAACACAGAAAGATCAGCTGGAGCAGTTAACCAGCATTCCTGGTATGGGGAAGAAGACCGCGATGCTATTGATTGTACTTACCGATGGATTCACCAGTTTTGAGAATGCGAGGCAACTTTGTTGTTATAGTGGGCTAACGCCAACAATCAGACAGTCCGGGACCAGTGTAAGAGGAAGAAGTAGAATCAGTAAAGTAGGAAATCGAAAACTTCGGAACTTACTATTCATGTGTAGCTTCACTGCCTGTAGAACCAATAGGGCATGCAGGAAACTCTATGAGCGTATAGTAGAGAAGGGGAAAAGCAAGAAGCTAGCATTGATAGCAGTATGTAATAAACTACTAAAGCAAGCATTTGCAATCGCTAAATCAGGAACCTATTACCAGGAAAATTATATGTCGAAATTAGCTTAG
- a CDS encoding IS110 family transposase: protein MIENKVYNQTIMEGHILKVTLGVDVSKENLAVCLCRLTVDLAKEFEDSFEVGNDLPGFKKLIRWLDKEVVSREDLWIVMESTGIYHEAFVYYLYEAGFKVSVMQSGRVKRYAQSLDQRSKTDALDSRMLAMLGCERALPLWTPPNPVLRELKGLSRERSFLLKEKQIEQNRLHATEHAAYTNKRELKRYQQRLKLIAKQLEEIEKEMKVLISETSDLKRRIKHLESIPGISFVSAATVVGETLGFTGFNNAKQLTSYAGFDVVLKESGAYKGKTRISKKGNKNIRRALYMPAMTAVRCNPTLKKFYERVKPTKAKPMIALVAVERKLLILMYSIWKNEKDYDPKYEQKKTARTEVLAAQDRSNLALTSS from the coding sequence GTGATAGAGAATAAGGTTTATAATCAAACAATTATGGAGGGCCATATTTTAAAAGTAACCTTGGGAGTAGATGTGTCAAAAGAGAATTTGGCTGTATGCCTTTGCCGTCTAACGGTTGACCTGGCAAAAGAGTTTGAAGATTCCTTTGAAGTAGGTAATGATCTTCCCGGATTTAAAAAATTAATACGTTGGCTTGATAAAGAAGTAGTTTCTAGAGAGGACCTCTGGATAGTTATGGAATCTACTGGGATCTATCATGAAGCCTTTGTTTATTACCTCTATGAAGCTGGTTTTAAGGTGAGCGTGATGCAATCTGGTCGTGTTAAGCGTTATGCCCAGAGTTTGGATCAAAGATCGAAGACCGACGCTTTAGATAGTCGCATGCTGGCTATGCTTGGATGTGAACGAGCATTACCACTCTGGACACCTCCAAATCCTGTTTTGAGAGAATTGAAAGGTTTGAGTCGTGAACGCTCCTTTCTTCTAAAGGAGAAACAAATAGAGCAGAACAGGCTTCATGCGACTGAACATGCTGCCTATACAAACAAAAGAGAGCTAAAGAGGTATCAACAGCGCTTAAAATTGATCGCTAAACAATTGGAGGAGATTGAGAAAGAGATGAAGGTATTGATCAGTGAAACCAGTGATCTAAAGCGTAGAATTAAACACCTGGAAAGTATTCCAGGAATCTCCTTTGTATCGGCAGCTACGGTAGTGGGTGAAACCTTAGGCTTCACTGGTTTTAACAATGCCAAACAACTTACCAGTTATGCTGGTTTTGATGTAGTGCTGAAAGAATCAGGTGCTTATAAGGGCAAGACCAGGATCAGTAAGAAAGGAAATAAAAATATACGTAGGGCACTTTATATGCCGGCAATGACCGCTGTCCGATGTAATCCGACATTGAAGAAGTTTTATGAGCGCGTGAAACCTACTAAGGCTAAACCTATGATTGCTCTGGTGGCAGTGGAGCGAAAATTATTAATACTAATGTACAGCATATGGAAGAATGAAAAAGATTACGACCCAAAATATGAACAAAAAAAGACAGCAAGAACCGAAGTCCTTGCTGCACAGGATAGAAGCAATTTAGCATTGACTTCTTCCTAA
- a CDS encoding DUF4411 family protein, translating to MKKYLLDSNFFIQAHRSIYPLDIVPSFWNKTQDLASRGIIVSLDKVKTEIYDNSSHEDDLKDWCTANLDVNFFESSEQVLSNYIRIVQWVNSMSNHFNERAIQEFLETDLADPWLVAYAMENDLTIVTYEVSQPDRKNRVKIPEVCNQFGVEYVDTIKMMRELQESF from the coding sequence ATGAAGAAATATTTACTTGATTCTAACTTTTTCATACAAGCCCACAGATCTATTTATCCACTTGACATCGTTCCAAGTTTTTGGAATAAAACTCAAGATTTAGCTTCGAGAGGAATTATTGTTAGTTTAGATAAAGTCAAAACTGAAATTTATGATAACAGTTCTCACGAAGACGATTTGAAAGATTGGTGTACTGCAAATTTAGACGTCAATTTCTTTGAAAGTTCAGAGCAAGTTTTATCAAATTATATTCGAATAGTCCAATGGGTGAACTCAATGAGCAACCATTTTAATGAACGTGCTATACAAGAATTTTTAGAGACTGACTTAGCAGACCCATGGCTTGTGGCGTATGCTATGGAGAATGATTTGACAATTGTCACTTATGAAGTCAGCCAACCAGATCGAAAGAATAGGGTTAAAATTCCAGAAGTCTGCAATCAATTTGGTGTAGAATATGTTGACACAATAAAAATGATGCGCGAATTACAAGAAAGTTTTTAG
- a CDS encoding GLPGLI family protein: protein MTLKIKIHFCLIILLFLSFQNVVNAQNGNSTNYKAIYRLTYQPSKVDNFQKQEDMLLLIGSDYTKFLSLGKHKKDSLLRNKKNTNSGFSSVLRNLPQTEFDYVIVNELSKSNIVYKQKVLKDNFSYEENPELKWEIRNENKTIAGYVCKKAKTEYAGREYSAWFTSEIPVSSGPYKFGGLPGLILEISDSEEEYHFKLINLKKIKDPIPFYNSSNTVKTEKEVFLKVLKEYEENPFKKMEQTGIKINFSDNSKKTEMLKEHKKKLKEENPIELKTI from the coding sequence ATGACGTTAAAAATAAAAATTCATTTTTGCTTAATAATACTATTATTTTTAAGCTTCCAAAATGTTGTAAATGCTCAGAACGGTAATTCAACAAATTATAAGGCTATTTATAGATTAACGTATCAACCAAGTAAAGTGGATAATTTCCAAAAACAGGAAGATATGTTGTTACTTATTGGTTCAGATTATACTAAATTTTTGAGTTTAGGAAAACATAAAAAAGATTCATTACTGAGAAATAAAAAAAATACAAATTCTGGTTTTTCAAGTGTACTAAGAAATCTTCCCCAAACCGAATTTGACTATGTCATCGTGAACGAACTTAGTAAATCCAATATAGTTTATAAACAAAAAGTGCTAAAAGACAATTTCAGTTATGAGGAAAATCCCGAACTAAAATGGGAAATTCGCAATGAAAATAAAACTATAGCTGGTTATGTCTGTAAAAAAGCAAAAACAGAGTATGCTGGACGTGAATATTCTGCTTGGTTTACATCGGAAATTCCAGTTAGCTCAGGTCCTTATAAATTTGGTGGATTGCCCGGTCTAATCCTCGAAATATCTGACAGTGAAGAAGAATATCATTTCAAATTGATCAATCTAAAAAAGATTAAAGATCCGATTCCTTTTTATAACAGTTCAAACACAGTTAAAACCGAAAAAGAGGTCTTCTTGAAGGTTTTAAAAGAGTACGAAGAAAATCCATTTAAAAAGATGGAACAAACGGGTATAAAAATTAATTTTTCTGATAATTCAAAAAAAACGGAAATGCTCAAAGAGCATAAGAAAAAATTAAAAGAAGAAAATCCCATAGAACTTAAAACTATATGA
- a CDS encoding type II toxin-antitoxin system PemK/MazF family toxin, whose amino-acid sequence MDLNQYDIVLVNLNPTVGSEIKKTRPCVIISPNEMNKYLRTIVVAPMTTNTKKYPTRIPVKSNGKKGMIAIDQIRTIDKQRIVKIFESLSNSEIKKCKEVLKETFVD is encoded by the coding sequence ATGGATTTAAATCAATATGATATAGTTCTAGTTAATTTAAATCCGACTGTTGGAAGTGAAATAAAGAAAACCAGACCCTGTGTAATCATTTCGCCAAATGAGATGAATAAATACTTAAGAACAATTGTTGTTGCTCCAATGACAACAAATACGAAAAAATATCCGACAAGAATTCCTGTAAAATCAAATGGAAAAAAAGGAATGATTGCAATTGACCAGATTAGAACAATTGACAAACAAAGAATTGTAAAAATCTTTGAATCATTATCCAACTCGGAAATCAAAAAGTGCAAAGAGGTGCTTAAAGAAACATTTGTGGACTAA
- a CDS encoding GLPGLI family protein, with product MKKFISHLFFFLPILLFSQQSNNPLRITYELSFQIDSLDQSSVDTEYMYLDVDDKVSVFRSQTTHLKDSILSSKNPRALFGIQKSKFRYKIYKDRKNDELICLYDFTTFKYKTENKLPQLVWKIENSKKNIMGYETTLARTHFKGRDYEAWFAPNLPVPEGPYKFNGLPGMILEVYDSKNHYHFTAKGIEKIKVSVNVADQDYTRISDANLDLFRKKIKEKPSLILNNPGIHIPKEGLDKYDRNQRARLKNQNNPIELE from the coding sequence ATGAAAAAATTTATTTCTCATCTGTTTTTCTTTTTACCAATACTCTTATTTTCTCAACAAAGCAATAATCCATTACGGATAACTTATGAACTGTCATTTCAAATTGATTCTTTAGATCAATCTTCTGTAGATACAGAATATATGTACTTAGATGTGGACGATAAGGTTTCTGTATTCAGAAGTCAAACTACGCACCTAAAAGATTCTATATTAAGCTCTAAAAATCCTAGGGCATTATTTGGGATTCAAAAATCGAAATTTAGATATAAAATATATAAGGATCGGAAAAATGATGAATTAATCTGTTTATATGATTTTACTACATTTAAATATAAAACAGAGAATAAATTACCCCAGTTAGTTTGGAAAATTGAGAACAGTAAAAAAAATATAATGGGATATGAAACTACTTTAGCACGTACACACTTTAAGGGCAGGGATTATGAAGCATGGTTTGCCCCTAACCTACCGGTTCCGGAAGGTCCTTATAAGTTTAACGGTCTGCCTGGAATGATCCTTGAAGTTTATGATTCAAAAAATCACTATCATTTTACAGCCAAAGGTATAGAGAAAATTAAAGTGTCCGTAAATGTTGCGGATCAAGATTACACCAGAATTTCAGATGCTAATTTAGATTTGTTTCGAAAAAAAATAAAGGAAAAGCCATCCCTAATATTGAACAATCCCGGTATACACATCCCAAAAGAAGGTTTGGATAAATATGATAGAAATCAAAGGGCAAGATTGAAAAATCAAAATAATCCTATCGAACTTGAATAA
- a CDS encoding cupin domain-containing protein, whose product MKYSIFTFLLFAPLFLVAQSSNYNVSSYKIEGTKAPNTHYIGEAWLNPLIHDDEELGYNITKATFKANSTLDWHKHGSVQVLVIVDGEAYYQEKGKKPIILKEGDVIRCEKETEHWHSSTKDSDVTYLAFYSGEKPTEWTEVLTQEYYDQVHKMLETK is encoded by the coding sequence ATGAAATATTCAATTTTTACTTTTTTGCTTTTTGCTCCATTGTTTCTTGTAGCTCAAAGTTCTAACTATAATGTGTCTTCCTATAAGATAGAAGGAACTAAGGCACCCAATACTCATTACATTGGAGAAGCTTGGTTAAATCCATTAATTCACGATGATGAAGAATTAGGTTACAACATCACCAAAGCAACCTTCAAAGCTAACTCAACTTTAGATTGGCATAAACACGGTTCTGTTCAAGTTTTAGTAATTGTAGATGGTGAGGCCTATTATCAAGAAAAAGGTAAAAAGCCTATAATTCTAAAAGAAGGAGATGTAATTAGATGCGAAAAAGAAACTGAGCATTGGCACTCATCTACGAAAGATAGCGATGTTACATATTTAGCATTCTATAGTGGAGAAAAACCAACAGAATGGACAGAAGTCTTAACTCAAGAATATTACGATCAAGTTCATAAAATGCTAGAAACTAAATGA
- a CDS encoding SH3 domain-containing protein gives MKSRILPILLIIFSLCLQTFGYTQTNSNHVKVKGYYRSDGTYVKPHYKTAPNSTNRDNFTTRGNTNPYTGEPGYIIPDSSPNTSTNSTNSSYSSNSSYQIYNYTSTSNWSSSYYEEKPIYTTTNNANLMERKSTSSAIQVVIPANSNVKVINSFFGDWWEVSYNGKTGYLNSNLLSFNSDSNTTNNHNSGWSNSFYDDKPTYTTTRNAYLREHKSTSSAIQVVIPANSNVKVINSFFGDWWEVSYNGKTGYLNSNLLSFNSDPSTTNNRNSSWSNSFYDDKPTYTTTGNANLREHKSTSSAIQVVIPANSNVKVINSFFGDWWEVSYNGKTGYLNSNLLSFNSDRSTTNNHNSSWSNSFYDDKPTYTTTRNANLREHKSTSSAIQVVIPANSNVKVINSFFGDWWEVYYKGKTGYIPSSLLTK, from the coding sequence ATGAAGTCAAGAATTTTACCTATCCTACTTATAATATTTTCTTTGTGTTTACAGACATTTGGTTATACACAAACAAATTCGAACCACGTAAAAGTTAAAGGCTATTATCGCAGTGATGGAACGTATGTAAAACCTCATTATAAAACAGCTCCGAATTCGACAAACAGGGATAATTTTACAACCAGAGGTAATACTAATCCGTACACTGGTGAACCAGGTTATATAATTCCTGATTCTAGTCCGAATACATCTACTAATTCAACTAATAGCTCATATTCATCTAATTCATCATATCAAATATATAACTATACCAGTACTTCGAACTGGTCTAGCAGCTACTATGAAGAAAAACCGATATATACTACCACTAATAATGCAAACTTGATGGAGCGTAAAAGCACATCGTCTGCAATTCAAGTAGTTATCCCTGCTAATTCAAATGTAAAAGTGATCAATTCTTTTTTTGGTGACTGGTGGGAAGTATCTTATAATGGAAAGACTGGTTATTTAAACAGCAATTTATTATCCTTTAATTCTGACTCAAATACAACTAATAATCACAATTCAGGTTGGTCAAATAGCTTTTACGATGATAAGCCAACTTATACTACCACTAGAAATGCATATCTGAGAGAGCACAAAAGCACGTCGTCTGCAATTCAAGTAGTTATTCCTGCCAATTCAAATGTAAAAGTCATCAATTCTTTTTTTGGTGACTGGTGGGAAGTATCTTATAATGGAAAGACTGGTTATTTAAATAGCAATTTATTATCCTTTAATTCTGACCCAAGTACAACAAATAATCGCAATTCAAGTTGGTCGAATAGCTTTTACGATGATAAGCCAACTTATACTACCACTGGAAATGCAAATTTGAGAGAGCACAAAAGCACATCGTCTGCAATTCAAGTAGTTATTCCTGCTAATTCAAATGTAAAAGTAATCAATTCTTTTTTTGGTGACTGGTGGGAAGTATCTTATAATGGAAAGACTGGTTATTTAAATAGCAATTTATTATCCTTTAATTCTGACCGAAGTACAACAAATAATCACAATTCAAGTTGGTCAAACAGCTTTTACGATGATAAGCCAACTTATACTACCACTAGAAATGCAAATCTGAGAGAGCACAAAAGCACATCGTCTGCAATTCAAGTAGTTATTCCTGCCAATTCAAATGTAAAAGTAATTAATTCTTTTTTTGGTGATTGGTGGGAAGTGTATTATAAAGGAAAAACAGGATATATACCTAGCTCTTTATTAACTAAATAA
- a CDS encoding DUF423 domain-containing protein — MKTWEFRMESTPSMISEKLDSSLESFNGFVFNIKNDKKNLISFKIRKRLQYAWYIIYHNNIIVNGRLGGTETKNATKVEITFKQHFLWKLVIFTHLVLGSGFIIALIANNNTNIAIYSFAAALIAIGIFLWSKLQKKYNRNVQEYKNLISEILDL; from the coding sequence ATGAAAACTTGGGAATTTAGAATGGAGAGTACTCCTAGCATGATAAGTGAAAAATTAGATTCTTCACTTGAGTCGTTCAACGGATTTGTGTTCAATATTAAAAATGATAAAAAGAATTTAATATCATTTAAAATTCGCAAACGACTGCAGTACGCCTGGTACATAATTTATCATAATAACATAATCGTTAATGGCAGATTAGGTGGAACAGAAACTAAAAATGCAACGAAAGTAGAAATCACTTTCAAACAACATTTTTTATGGAAATTAGTGATATTTACACATTTGGTTTTGGGCTCTGGTTTTATAATAGCCCTAATAGCGAATAATAATACAAATATTGCTATATATTCATTTGCGGCAGCCTTAATAGCAATTGGCATATTCTTATGGAGCAAACTACAGAAAAAGTACAATAGAAATGTTCAAGAATATAAAAATCTGATATCTGAAATTTTAGATCTTTAA